A DNA window from Arachis hypogaea cultivar Tifrunner chromosome 18, arahy.Tifrunner.gnm2.J5K5, whole genome shotgun sequence contains the following coding sequences:
- the LOC140181601 gene encoding G-type lectin S-receptor-like serine/threonine-protein kinase At4g27290 — protein sequence MISNEEEVYIVYWSVDSSVHQRLQTATDGFSQRRSWRGGNTGWTTVSHIPVDDCDYYGKCGAYASCDTNRFPMCNCLDGFVQNTTDSSCGCVRRTSLSCNHSDGFVKFSGLKLPDTEGTWFNTSMSFEDCRILCVKNCSCTAYAALDVSEGPNSNGCLLWFGNLMDMKVMTTSEDIYVKMAGKDVEAIVQKRLPKFKKKKQKITTAVIWVLSSGILILCLAVIIYRWEMRKKGKIKEERESDAINSQHDEEDLELPLFGIDTVTSATNNFSTDNLLGRGGFWTSL from the exons ATGATTTCTAATGAGGAAGAGGTGTATATTGTATATTGGAGTGTTGATAGTTCAGTTCATCAGAGGCTGCAGACAGCAACGGATGGATTCAGCCAGCGGAGAAGTTGGAGGGGTGGAAATACAGGTTGGACCACAGTTTCGCACATACCGGTGGATGACTGTGATTATTATGGAAAATGTGGAGCATATGCTAGTTGTGATACAAACAGGTTTCCCATGTGTAATTGCTTGGATGGATTTGTGCAGAATACAACTGATTCATCATGTGGTTGTGTTAGGAGAACCTCATTGAGTTGCAATCATTCAGATGGGTTTGTGAAGTTTTCGGGGCTAAAGTTACCAGACACTGAAGGGACATGGTTTAATACAAGTATGAGTTTTGAGGATTGTAGAATTTTGTGCGTGAAAAACTGCTCTTGTACGGCTTATGCAGCTTTGGATGTCAGTGAAGGGCCAAATTCAAATGGTTGTTTACTTTGGTTTGGTAATCTGATGGATATGAAAGTGATGACTACATCTGAAGATATTTATGTAAAGATGGCAGGGAAAGATGTAG AAGCAATTGTACAAAAAAGATTGCCGAAgttcaagaaaaagaagcaaaagattACCACTGCCGTAATCTGGGTGCTGTCTTCTGGAATTTTGATCTTATGCTTGGCCGTCATCATTTATAGATGGGAGATGCGTAAGAAAG gaaagataaaagaagaaagagaatcaGATGCAATAAATAGTCAGCATGATGAGGAAGATCTAGAATTGCCCTTATTTGGTATAGATACGGttacttctgcaacaaacaatttTTCAACTGACAACTTATTAGGGAGAGGTGGTTTTTGGACCAGTTTATAA
- the LOC112772725 gene encoding G-type lectin S-receptor-like serine/threonine-protein kinase At4g27290, giving the protein MEAFSLLLLCFSLLNLIPFCAPRDTINTLQSISDGETLVSADETFALGFFSPGTSKNRYVGIWYNKDPKKAIVWVANRETPLTDSSGVLKVNTTGILVLLDSNNSLIWSSNTTGSARSPVAKLLNSGNFVVQDDSNSDTEDFVWQSFAYPGDTILPGQKLGRNLATGLNRRATSWKSSDDPSPGSFSYQVEIDGYPQLVLRDGTTKRFRFGSWNGIQFSGGPQLKNDSVFRFSIISDEEETYSVFWLVDSSVHQRVQITSDGFCQRASWSAGNTGWTRISHLPVDYCDYYGNCGAYASCDTTRFPMCNCLDGFVQNTTDSSSGCVRRTSLSCNHSDGFVKFSGLKLPDTEGTRFNRSMRLEDCRILCWNDCSCMAYAALDVSKGPNGCLLWFGNLIDMKVMNASVEDIYIKMAGKEVEAIEQNRSTKSKKRKQKIIIAVSCVLSFGILILCLAFIIYGWKKYHKGKIKEETESGAINSHHDEDDLELPLFDMCTITSATSNFSSDNILGTGGFGSVYKGILENGREIAVKRLSQNSSQGLQEFKNEVMHIAKLQHRNLVKLLGYCIQAGERILIYEFMRNKSLDFFIFDCEKGKLLDWPKRFLIINGIVRGLLYLHQDSRHRIVHRDLKAGNILLDDELNPRISDFGLARSFVGNENQANTRHIVGTYGYLSPEYIVDGIYSTKSDVYSFGVLVLEIVSGKRNRGFIHIDHNFNLLGHAWTLFSEGKCLQIVDPSIKDSIDLPEVLRSIHVGLLCVQLNSEDRPSMSCVLTMLSSEWALPQPKKPGFFIERDVVGNRSSSSNNKLLSVNNLTATQVCPR; this is encoded by the exons ATGGAAGCCTTTAGCCTTCTCCTGTTATGCTTCTCTCTGCTGAATTTAATACCATTTTGTGCTCCAAGAGACACAATTAACACACTGCAATCTATCAGTGATGGTGAGACATTAGTTTCAGCAGATGAAACCTTTGCATTGGGATTCTTCAGCCCTGGAACTTCCAAGAACCGTTATGTTGGAATTTGGTAtaacaaagatccaaaaaaggcAATAGTATGGGTTGCAAACAGAGAAACACCCCTCACTGACTCCTCAGGGGTTTTGAAGGTCAACACCACCGGAATTCTAGTCCTTCTTGATAGTAATAATAGTCTTATCTGGTCATCCAACACGACAGGATCGGCACGAAGTCCGGTTGCAAAGCTTTTGAATTCTGGGAATTTTGTTGTGCAGGATGACAGCAATAGCGACACGGAAGATTTTGTGTGGCAAAGTTTTGCCTATCCAGGCGACACAATCTTGCCTGGACAGAAGTTGGGAAGAAACTTAGCTACAGGACTAAATCGGAGGGCAACATCATGGAAAAGCTCTGATGATCCTTCTCCAGGTAGCTTTAGCTATCAAGTCGAGATTGATGGATATCCGCAATTAGTATTAAGAGATGGCACAACAAAAAGATTTCGTTTTGGATCATGGAATGGTATTCAGTTTAGTGGGGGACCACAGTTGAAAAATGACTCTGTATTTAGATTTAGCATAATTTCTGATGAGGAAGAAACATACAGTGTATTTTGGCTTGTTGATAGTTCAGTGCATCAAAGGGTTCAGATAACATCGGACGGATTCTGCCAGCGGGCGAGTTGGAGTGCTGGAAATACAGGTTGGACCAGAATTTCGCACTTACCGGTGGATTACTGTGATTACTATGGAAACTGTGGAGCATATGCTAGTTGTGATACAACCAGGTTTCCCATGTGTAATTGCTTGGATGGATTTGTGCAGAATACAACTGATTCATCAAGTGGTTGTGTTAGGAGAACTTCATTGAGTTGCAATCATTCAGATGGGTTTGTGAAGTTTTCGGGGCTAAAGTTACCAGACACTGAAGGGACACGGTTTAATAGAAGCATGAGACTTGAGGATTGTAGGATCTTGTGCTGGAACGATTGCTCTTGTATGGCTTATGCAGCTTTGGATGTCAGCAAAGGGCCAAATGGTTGTTTACTTTGGTTTGGTAATCTGATAGATATGAAAGTGATGAATGCATCTGTTGAAGATATTTATATAAAGATGGCAGGGAAAGAAGTAG AAGCAATTGAACAAAATAGATCAACGAAGTCCAAGAAACGGAAGCAAAAGATTATCATTGCCGTAAGCTGTGTGTTATCTTTTGGAATTTTGATCCTATGCTTGGCCTTCATAATCTATGGATGGAAGAAGTATCACAAAG gaaagataaaagaagaaacaGAATCAGGTGCAATAAATAGTCACCATGATGAGGATGATCTGGAACTGCCCTTATTTGATATGTGCACAATTACTTCTGCAACAAGTAATTTTTCAAGTGACAATATACTAGGGACAGGTGGTTTTGGATCAGTTTATAAG GGTATCTTGGAAAATGGACGGGAAATAGCTGTCAAGAGACTTTCACAAAATTCAAGCCAAGGACTCCAAGAGTTCAAAAATGAAGTTATGCATATTGCCAAACTTCAGCACAGAAATTTAGTGAAGCTATTAGGGTATTGCATTCAAGCAGGGGAGAGAATATTGATTTATGAATTTATGCGCAACAAAAGCTTGGACTTCTTTATATTTG ATTGTGAGAAGGGAAAGCTTCTAGACTGGCCAAAGCGTTTTCTTATTATTAATGGAATTGTTAGGGGTCTTCTCTATCTTCATCAAGATTCAAGACATAGAATAGTTCATAGAGATCTTAAGGCTGGAAATATTTTGTTAGATGACGAATTGAATCCTAGAATTTCAGACTTTGGACTAGCAAGAAGCTTTGTAGGAAATGAAAACCAAGCAAATACAAGGCACATTGTTGGAACTTA CGGCTATCTGTCACCGGAGTACATAGTTGATGGGATATACTCAACAAAATCTGATGTCTACAGCTTCGGAGTACTGGTGTTAGAGATAGTTAGCGGGAAGAGAAACAGAGGATTCATCCATATTGATCACAATTTTAATCTGCTTGGGCAT GCATGGACACTTTTCTCAGAAGGCAAGTGCTTACAAATAGTCGATCCATCTATCAAAGACTCTATTGATTTGCCAGAAGTCCTAAGATCAATTCATGTTGGTCTGCTATGCGTGCAACTAAATTCCGAGGATCGACCAAGCATGTCGTGTGTGCTTACGATGCTGAGTAGTGAATGGGCATTGCCTCAGCCAAAGAAGCCAGGGTTCTTTATTGAGAGAGATGTGGTTGGTAACCGTTCTTCGTCAAGCAACAATAAACTACTGTCTGTTAATAATCTAACAGCTACTCAGGTCTGTCCCCGATAG